The Acidobacteriaceae bacterium nucleotide sequence GGCCGCGCTGTGCGTTTATCGTTAGGCACAGCGCGGCCTATATCTTTTAGGGGATCGCGCTAGAGGAAATGCTTCGCCATGCCTACTTCTACAGTGTCTTCGCCCGCTGCTGCTTCCCTTCCTGACCCTGCCGCCCTTGCGCTGGCAAAGTCCAAAGTGCTTCCCGCCGCCGCACTCGAGGTTTACACCGGCGATCCGAACTTCATGGCATCCCTTGCCCGCGGTCTGGTAGTGATTCAGGCCTTCACCCCGCAGATGCCCCAGATGACGATCTCCCAGCTGAGCCTGCGGACTGGATTGTCTCGCGCTGCTGTTCGGCGCTGTCTATACACCCTGGTCAAACTCGGCTTCGCTGGCGCGGATGAAACACAGCGCTACTCCCTGCGGCCGAAGATGCTGACGCTCGCCAACACCTACACCGCCTCCAGCACGCTCGCAAACGCCGCGCAGCCGATTCTGGAACGCATGTCGGCCGCGCACGGCGAAAGCTTCTCCGTCGCAACGCTGGACGGTGACGACATC carries:
- a CDS encoding IclR family transcriptional regulator C-terminal domain-containing protein, translating into MPTSTVSSPAAASLPDPAALALAKSKVLPAAALEVYTGDPNFMASLARGLVVIQAFTPQMPQMTISQLSLRTGLSRAAVRRCLYTLVKLGFAGADETQRYSLRPKMLTLANTYTASSTLANAAQPILERMSAAHGESFSVATLDGDDIVYIARTSVTRVMSVDLHIGSRLPAFCTSMGRVLLAYLPQDQLEAYFARVHMEQFTPKTITTQEKLRLALRNVRRNGYGLCDQEFEVGLRSIAVPVQAPNGRVVACVNLSGHAPRMPMLEMQTRFLPPLRAAAMELSAFLR